A window of the Arenibacter algicola genome harbors these coding sequences:
- a CDS encoding Lrp/AsnC family transcriptional regulator encodes MEQLDQTDITILRILQKDSKKTAKEIAAILNLTPSPVYERVRRLEKQGVIKKYVAILDKKQIDRSITVICQVSMRYHNEAFIEKFEAQVQSLDEVQECYHLAGQVDFILKIHTKSLEEYHDFVKTKLSKIENIGVLNSTFVLKEIKHSSEYYI; translated from the coding sequence ATGGAGCAATTAGACCAAACCGATATAACCATTCTAAGGATTTTGCAAAAGGATTCCAAAAAAACAGCAAAGGAAATCGCAGCAATCCTCAATCTTACCCCCTCCCCTGTTTACGAAAGAGTCCGTAGACTGGAAAAACAAGGGGTTATAAAAAAGTACGTGGCCATTCTGGACAAAAAGCAAATAGACCGCTCAATAACCGTTATATGTCAAGTATCCATGCGGTATCACAATGAAGCCTTTATAGAAAAGTTTGAAGCACAGGTACAGAGTCTGGACGAGGTGCAGGAATGTTATCATTTAGCCGGACAGGTAGATTTTATATTAAAAATACATACCAAAAGTCTAGAGGAATATCATGACTTTGTAAAGACCAAGCTCTCCAAGATCGAAAACATCGGTGTTCTCAACAGTACCTTTGTCTTGAAGGAAATAAAACATTCCTCGGAATACTACATATAA
- a CDS encoding NAD-dependent epimerase/dehydratase family protein, whose product MKAKVLVIGANGQLGSVLVKELQQHHGLDNVVASDLKKAKNFVGTFKVLDATNRIHLSDVVSKYGITQIYHLAAILSAKGEANPLETWDLNMRMLFNVLEVARIHELHKVFFPSSIAVFGEDAPWVNTPNNAFLNPATVYGMSKAAGEQWAQYYFLRYGLDVRSLRYPGVIGYQSLPGGGTTDYAVEIFHKAVLEEEFVCFLNEDTTLPMIFMDDAIRATLKLMEAPKKNIKIRTAYNLAGSSFSPEDIVAEIRKYYPEFKVKYEPDFRQDIASRWPKSINDVEATLDWGWKPKYDLEMIASTMIEKLKEQYITHE is encoded by the coding sequence ATGAAAGCAAAAGTTCTAGTAATCGGCGCCAATGGGCAATTGGGATCTGTACTTGTAAAAGAGTTACAGCAGCATCATGGTTTGGACAATGTGGTGGCATCGGATTTAAAGAAAGCCAAAAATTTTGTAGGTACATTCAAAGTCTTGGATGCCACTAACAGAATACATTTGAGCGATGTGGTTTCCAAATATGGGATTACCCAAATTTATCATTTGGCAGCAATTTTGTCGGCCAAGGGAGAAGCAAATCCGTTGGAGACATGGGATCTGAATATGAGGATGCTGTTCAATGTATTGGAGGTAGCTAGAATCCATGAGCTGCATAAGGTATTCTTTCCAAGTTCCATAGCCGTTTTTGGAGAAGATGCCCCTTGGGTAAACACACCCAACAACGCCTTTCTCAACCCTGCAACAGTCTATGGCATGAGTAAGGCGGCAGGAGAACAATGGGCACAGTATTACTTTCTAAGATATGGTTTGGATGTTAGGTCTCTTCGTTATCCCGGCGTTATAGGTTATCAATCTTTACCTGGTGGTGGTACAACAGATTACGCGGTAGAAATTTTTCACAAGGCCGTCCTGGAAGAGGAATTTGTCTGTTTTCTAAATGAAGATACTACCCTGCCGATGATCTTTATGGATGACGCTATCAGGGCTACTTTGAAATTAATGGAGGCACCTAAAAAGAACATTAAAATAAGAACGGCTTATAATCTTGCAGGAAGTAGCTTTTCTCCAGAGGATATTGTGGCTGAAATCCGTAAATACTATCCAGAGTTTAAGGTAAAATATGAACCGGATTTTAGACAGGACATTGCTTCCCGATGGCCAAAATCTATAAATGATGTAGAGGCAACTTTGGATTGGGGATGGAAACCGAAATACGATCTGGAAATGATTGCCAGTACCATGATCGAGAAACTAAAAGAACAGTATATAACGCATGAATAG
- the kbl gene encoding glycine C-acetyltransferase, whose translation MYTTVKKELQQELDAIKAEGLYKEERIITTPQGAEIQTTNTKEVLNFCANNYLGLSAHPEVIKAGKEAIDTHGYGLSSVRFICGTQDIHKELERKTAEFLGMEDCILYAAAFDANGGLFEPILGPEDAIISDALNHASIIDGIRLCKAKRFRYEHNSMTDLEEQLKAAKGSRRILIVTDGSFSMDGTIAQLDKICDLADKYEAMVMIDECHSTGFLGATGRGSHEYRNVMGRIDIITGTYGKALGGASGGFTAARKEIVDMLRQRSRPYLFSNTLAPSIVGASIKVLDLLSSSTALRDKLEANTKYFRSAMTAAGFDIVPGDHPIVPVMLYEAPLAQEFAAKLLEEGIYVIGFFYPVVPKGKARIRVQLSAAHEQHHLEKAVEAFTKVGKALKVI comes from the coding sequence ATGTATACAACAGTAAAAAAAGAATTGCAGCAAGAGCTGGACGCTATTAAGGCCGAAGGACTTTATAAGGAGGAAAGAATAATTACGACTCCCCAGGGAGCTGAGATCCAAACTACGAATACCAAGGAGGTCCTGAATTTTTGTGCCAACAATTACTTGGGGCTCTCTGCCCACCCAGAGGTAATAAAGGCAGGGAAGGAGGCTATTGATACCCATGGTTATGGCTTGTCGTCGGTTCGTTTTATTTGTGGTACACAGGATATCCATAAAGAATTGGAACGCAAGACCGCTGAGTTTTTGGGAATGGAGGACTGTATCCTTTATGCCGCCGCATTTGATGCCAATGGTGGATTATTTGAGCCTATTCTTGGTCCTGAAGACGCCATTATTTCTGATGCATTGAACCATGCTTCCATCATAGATGGGATAAGGCTGTGCAAGGCGAAACGTTTTAGATATGAGCATAATTCCATGACGGACTTGGAGGAGCAATTGAAAGCGGCCAAGGGCTCCAGAAGAATATTGATCGTGACAGACGGTTCCTTTTCAATGGACGGAACCATTGCACAGTTAGATAAAATCTGTGATTTGGCGGATAAATATGAGGCCATGGTTATGATAGACGAATGTCACTCCACTGGTTTTTTAGGAGCTACAGGTCGTGGTTCACATGAATATAGAAATGTAATGGGTAGAATTGATATCATTACAGGTACCTATGGCAAGGCCCTTGGGGGAGCCTCGGGCGGATTTACGGCAGCAAGAAAGGAAATTGTGGATATGCTAAGACAACGTTCCAGGCCGTATTTGTTTTCCAACACTTTGGCACCATCAATAGTTGGGGCATCCATAAAAGTATTGGACCTGCTTTCTTCCTCAACAGCGCTTAGGGATAAACTGGAGGCTAATACCAAATATTTCCGGTCTGCCATGACCGCCGCCGGTTTCGATATTGTACCGGGAGATCACCCTATAGTTCCGGTAATGCTCTATGAAGCTCCCTTGGCCCAAGAGTTTGCCGCCAAATTGTTGGAGGAGGGCATTTATGTAATCGGTTTTTTCTATCCAGTTGTTCCAAAAGGGAAAGCCAGAATTAGGGTACAGTTGTCCGCAGCACATGAACAACATCATTTGGAAAAGGCAGTGGAGGCCTTTACCAAAGTAGGGAAGGCGCTAAAAGTAATTTAA
- a CDS encoding YgjV family protein — protein sequence MTNLAIESIGYIAILTGFFAITKKDMGKFRLWHLISSFFYIIYGTMLNSVPLVIAGIVFCVIHVYHLLKMYDSNKGPKLKT from the coding sequence ATGACAAACTTAGCAATTGAGAGCATTGGCTATATCGCCATCCTTACCGGTTTCTTTGCCATCACCAAAAAGGACATGGGCAAATTCCGTCTTTGGCATTTAATTTCCAGTTTCTTCTACATCATTTATGGCACTATGTTAAATTCCGTACCCCTTGTCATTGCCGGAATTGTTTTCTGTGTTATACATGTTTATCATTTACTTAAAATGTACGATTCCAACAAGGGGCCAAAACTTAAGACCTAA
- a CDS encoding MarR family winged helix-turn-helix transcriptional regulator: protein MNDFLTEIEFVGLTSRLKRLSDALLYSTKELYKSEGLDIEPNWNLIFILLQENEAMTITEISEKLQFSHPAVVKIINKMKKNGHVETKTDDQDKRRQILTLTEKAHRQLPLFEKYWTAGRQTVMDLLKDSPNFLEEFLKIEEKVNQSNYKERTLKNLKNDKLSN, encoded by the coding sequence ATGAACGACTTTTTAACCGAAATAGAATTTGTTGGACTTACCAGTAGGCTTAAGAGACTAAGTGATGCCCTACTCTATAGTACTAAAGAGTTGTATAAATCGGAAGGACTGGATATTGAACCAAATTGGAACTTGATCTTTATTCTCTTACAGGAAAATGAGGCTATGACTATTACCGAAATATCGGAAAAATTACAATTCTCACATCCTGCCGTAGTAAAAATCATAAACAAGATGAAAAAAAATGGGCATGTGGAGACCAAGACCGATGACCAGGACAAGAGAAGACAGATTTTAACCTTAACAGAAAAGGCCCATAGGCAATTACCCCTTTTCGAAAAATATTGGACCGCAGGAAGACAGACCGTAATGGACCTTCTGAAGGACAGTCCAAACTTTTTGGAGGAATTCTTAAAAATTGAAGAAAAAGTAAACCAAAGCAATTACAAGGAAAGAACCTTAAAAAATTTAAAAAATGACAAACTTAGCAATTGA
- a CDS encoding NHL repeat-containing protein produces the protein MHKRTALTVFSIVSYLGFSCTLMGQNTHHDHTHHAHDNNDMAHHHPHSPMASDEIPMQAKLLTGQGEFVFSWDQELTAAFPKEAHEFEPGMHGGFNEDPETGIVYTGIPGYGLCSISPDLTKWSTIGSDQRLKDNIHGIVFFVHKGEKYLAVAQEGKRVLVLTLDGRIVSEILKPTGTEFKFAEANEFFVSKDSNFGVTDVTYLNGTLYVAHGYSAGDFVMTIKEKNGVWSWGKLAWGGKGDMPGQFQTAHGIYAHENHILVANRAAGQVVKFTKKGKFVETFNDIPESSLVCNVSYKAEHYFLNALQAIGEQKSAPIYVHTGEKLLSTVIPGDLDIPVLTNIHQVWPHIVTENGTKQLYLLVHGWNKGKFAVLKMEK, from the coding sequence ATGCACAAAAGAACTGCACTAACAGTATTTTCAATTGTATCCTATTTAGGATTTTCCTGCACCTTAATGGGGCAAAATACCCACCATGATCATACGCACCATGCGCATGACAATAATGACATGGCGCATCATCACCCGCATAGCCCTATGGCTTCAGATGAAATTCCCATGCAGGCAAAACTGCTTACGGGACAAGGGGAGTTTGTTTTTTCTTGGGACCAGGAATTAACGGCGGCCTTTCCAAAAGAGGCCCATGAATTTGAACCAGGAATGCACGGAGGATTTAATGAGGATCCTGAAACCGGCATCGTTTATACGGGAATACCTGGATACGGACTATGTTCCATTAGCCCCGATCTAACAAAATGGTCTACCATAGGTAGTGATCAACGTTTAAAGGATAATATCCATGGTATTGTTTTCTTTGTTCACAAGGGTGAAAAATACCTAGCGGTGGCACAAGAGGGAAAAAGAGTTCTGGTTCTTACCTTGGACGGAAGAATCGTGAGTGAAATTCTGAAACCTACAGGCACTGAATTCAAGTTTGCCGAAGCCAATGAGTTCTTCGTTTCGAAGGATAGTAATTTTGGGGTTACGGATGTAACCTACCTTAATGGAACGCTATATGTGGCCCATGGTTATTCCGCAGGAGATTTTGTGATGACCATAAAGGAAAAGAATGGCGTTTGGAGCTGGGGAAAACTAGCCTGGGGAGGAAAAGGAGATATGCCAGGTCAGTTCCAGACCGCACATGGTATCTATGCCCACGAGAATCATATTCTTGTGGCCAATAGGGCAGCAGGACAAGTGGTAAAATTTACCAAGAAGGGCAAGTTTGTGGAAACTTTTAATGATATTCCGGAAAGTAGTCTGGTATGTAATGTCTCCTATAAAGCTGAGCATTACTTCCTAAATGCCTTGCAGGCCATTGGCGAACAAAAATCGGCACCGATCTATGTGCATACCGGAGAAAAGTTGCTATCGACCGTTATTCCCGGGGATTTGGATATTCCTGTCCTAACAAACATTCATCAGGTTTGGCCGCATATTGTTACAGAAAACGGCACCAAACAATTGTACCTTCTGGTTCATGGATGGAACAAAGGCAAATTTGCCGTCCTGAAAATGGAAAAATAA
- a CDS encoding 3-keto-disaccharide hydrolase — protein MKRTITSMILIFLAFNSFANSKAQPIVANPFMGMWGLEIEGGGAGWLKVHEEQGFLDAELLWIGGSVVPVANVYLMDENTLVVTRTNQVKRSAERSHTITYTLEVKKVGDALLGTMSSPNRDGSGVSIKNFTGKRMPPMPDTPDLSKLKFEKPIKLFNGKDLSGWKLIDPKKANGFKVVDGTLMNDPVQPEDGEHISYGNIRTLQDFNDFNLKLEVMVPEGNNSGVYLRGLYEIQVVDSYGKELDSHNMGALYSRITPSEAAEKPAGEWQSFDITLVDRHVTVIFNGKKIIDNQPVWGPTGGAMSSDVLSPGPIYLQGDHGNVAYRNIVLTPIK, from the coding sequence ATGAAACGGACAATTACTTCCATGATATTGATATTTCTAGCCTTTAACAGCTTTGCTAATAGTAAGGCACAACCGATTGTGGCCAACCCTTTTATGGGCATGTGGGGCCTTGAAATTGAAGGCGGGGGTGCAGGCTGGCTCAAAGTACATGAAGAACAGGGTTTTTTGGATGCCGAACTATTATGGATAGGTGGTAGTGTAGTTCCCGTGGCCAACGTTTATCTAATGGACGAAAATACCTTGGTTGTTACCCGTACCAATCAAGTAAAAAGAAGTGCCGAGCGCAGCCATACCATAACTTATACCCTGGAGGTCAAAAAAGTGGGTGATGCCTTGTTGGGTACCATGAGTAGTCCCAATAGGGACGGAAGCGGGGTGTCCATCAAAAATTTTACGGGAAAACGTATGCCGCCAATGCCGGACACACCTGATCTATCCAAGTTGAAATTTGAAAAGCCGATCAAATTGTTCAACGGGAAGGATTTGAGTGGTTGGAAATTGATCGATCCGAAAAAGGCCAACGGTTTTAAGGTGGTGGACGGTACGCTGATGAACGATCCCGTTCAACCAGAAGATGGCGAACATATCTCTTATGGAAACATAAGAACCTTACAGGATTTTAATGATTTCAACCTAAAGTTGGAAGTTATGGTTCCAGAAGGCAACAATAGTGGCGTTTACCTACGCGGACTCTATGAAATCCAGGTAGTGGATTCCTATGGCAAGGAGTTGGACAGCCATAATATGGGTGCCCTTTATAGCCGTATTACACCAAGTGAGGCTGCCGAAAAACCTGCGGGAGAATGGCAGTCGTTTGATATTACATTGGTAGACCGACATGTGACGGTAATCTTTAACGGTAAAAAAATAATAGACAATCAACCCGTCTGGGGACCTACCGGTGGAGCAATGTCGTCAGATGTATTGAGTCCAGGGCCAATTTACCTGCAGGGAGATCACGGCAATGTGGCCTATCGCAATATTGTTTTGACTCCGATAAAATAA
- a CDS encoding 5-carboxymethyl-2-hydroxymuconate Delta-isomerase → MPHFIIDCSKQIIELKSPEDIMRKVYDAADLTRLFLPEEIKVRINPFQYYNTGNTHNNFIHVFAIIMEGRNTEQKANLSKQIISVLKAMFPEVPIIAINIRDFEKTTYCNKEMV, encoded by the coding sequence ATGCCACATTTTATAATAGACTGTTCCAAACAAATTATAGAACTGAAGTCACCAGAAGATATCATGCGAAAAGTTTATGATGCTGCAGATTTAACCAGATTATTTCTACCTGAAGAAATAAAAGTAAGAATTAATCCTTTTCAATATTACAATACAGGAAACACACACAATAACTTCATCCATGTTTTCGCAATTATAATGGAAGGACGAAATACAGAACAAAAAGCTAATCTGTCAAAACAAATTATATCAGTACTAAAAGCAATGTTTCCAGAAGTACCGATTATTGCAATAAATATTCGGGATTTTGAAAAAACTACGTATTGTAACAAGGAAATGGTTTAA
- a CDS encoding NADPH-dependent FMN reductase encodes MKKIITIAGSNSQKSINKSLIGYTANLLEKVNVISVDLNDYVLPIYGPDFEAENGIPTAIKRLNELFDTADGFIVSLAEHNGSYAAVFKNIIDWLSRVNMKVWREKPMLLMATSPGGRGGASVLQSANAYFPFMGASITDTFSLPSFYDNFNDGEINDESLKVDIHSKVNKFQTIIK; translated from the coding sequence ATGAAGAAAATAATCACAATAGCAGGAAGCAATAGTCAAAAATCTATAAACAAAAGTTTGATTGGCTATACAGCAAACTTATTAGAAAAAGTAAATGTTATTTCAGTTGACTTAAATGATTATGTACTGCCAATTTATGGTCCTGATTTTGAAGCTGAAAATGGCATACCGACTGCAATAAAAAGACTAAACGAGTTATTTGATACTGCCGATGGATTTATAGTATCTCTCGCAGAACATAATGGGTCTTATGCAGCGGTATTTAAAAATATTATAGACTGGTTATCTCGTGTAAATATGAAAGTATGGAGAGAAAAGCCTATGCTGTTAATGGCAACTTCGCCAGGAGGAAGAGGTGGGGCAAGTGTATTACAATCAGCAAATGCTTACTTCCCGTTTATGGGAGCTAGTATCACAGATACGTTTTCATTGCCTTCATTCTATGATAATTTCAATGATGGAGAAATTAATGATGAAAGTTTGAAAGTGGACATTCATTCCAAGGTTAATAAATTTCAAACAATAATTAAATAA
- a CDS encoding DoxX family protein yields the protein MKHLAKTLLTTNPKIGFSIARLTLGLVIFPHGAQKLLGLFGGYGYSATIDFFTTQMGLPGIIAFSIIMIEFFGSISLILGFISRFWALSLAGMFLGIIYTTQLEHGFFMNWFGNQAGEGFEYSLLIIGLALSIVINGSGKWSIDKLISKKQ from the coding sequence ATGAAACATTTAGCAAAAACACTTTTAACGACAAATCCAAAGATTGGATTTAGCATTGCAAGATTAACACTTGGTTTGGTAATATTTCCGCATGGTGCACAAAAATTACTGGGACTGTTTGGTGGTTATGGTTATTCCGCAACAATAGATTTCTTCACCACTCAAATGGGCTTACCCGGTATTATTGCATTTTCAATAATAATGATCGAGTTTTTTGGCTCAATTTCATTAATTCTAGGATTTATCAGCAGGTTTTGGGCACTATCACTAGCAGGAATGTTCTTGGGTATTATTTATACAACGCAGTTAGAACATGGCTTTTTTATGAATTGGTTTGGTAATCAGGCCGGTGAAGGCTTCGAATATTCGCTTCTAATTATCGGTCTTGCATTAAGTATAGTAATTAATGGTAGTGGAAAATGGTCAATAGATAAATTAATCTCAAAAAAACAATAA
- a CDS encoding Crp/Fnr family transcriptional regulator has translation MYYKESHTLILNNIARFIDLTELEKQKYLSLLTEIKAKKKAFLMQAGDVTKYEYFITKGCLKVYTMDEEGAPHISMFAVEDYWTGDIASFMMKKPTPYFIKATEHSELLGISRANYDLLFQEIPKFEKFYRILYQKSLISYIQRSNHGISLTAEERYIEFKSKYPQIVNRITQKDLAGYIGITPEFMSKIISKVNRM, from the coding sequence TTGTACTATAAAGAATCACATACTCTAATACTTAACAATATAGCTAGGTTTATTGATTTAACCGAGTTGGAAAAGCAAAAATACCTTTCATTACTTACGGAGATTAAAGCTAAGAAGAAGGCATTTTTAATGCAGGCAGGTGATGTTACCAAATACGAGTACTTTATTACTAAAGGATGTCTAAAGGTTTACACGATGGATGAAGAAGGTGCTCCTCACATATCCATGTTTGCAGTAGAGGACTATTGGACCGGAGACATTGCAAGTTTTATGATGAAAAAACCAACACCTTATTTTATTAAGGCTACAGAGCACTCAGAATTATTGGGTATATCCAGGGCTAATTATGATCTACTATTTCAAGAAATACCAAAATTCGAAAAGTTTTATCGCATTCTATACCAAAAGTCACTTATAAGTTATATACAACGTTCCAACCATGGCATTTCCTTAACCGCTGAGGAAAGATATATAGAGTTCAAAAGCAAATATCCTCAAATTGTAAATAGAATTACCCAAAAAGACCTTGCAGGCTATATCGGTATTACTCCAGAATTTATGAGTAAAATAATATCGAAAGTCAACAGAATGTAA
- a CDS encoding class I SAM-dependent methyltransferase, whose product MKKVAQTLFIIMILLQWHQGIAQDKTPNANYTYKKGDPNGIGKWYMGREIAYVMGYQGMQWLDRPEREIEENTSTLLLNMAIDPEDIIADIGAGSGYHVFKMAKLAESGLIYAVDIQDEMLEEISNRKELDQIKNVRVIKGGEKNINIAENSLDKVLMVDVYHEFNYPAEMLVSIKKALKADGKLFLIEYRGEDESVPIKELHKMTEAQAIKEMEAAGLKLHRNIDNLPWQHCMVFIKN is encoded by the coding sequence ATGAAAAAAGTTGCGCAGACCTTATTCATTATCATGATATTATTACAGTGGCATCAGGGAATTGCACAAGATAAAACCCCTAACGCCAACTATACCTATAAGAAAGGAGATCCAAACGGTATTGGAAAATGGTATATGGGCAGGGAAATTGCCTATGTAATGGGGTATCAGGGAATGCAATGGTTGGACCGTCCCGAGCGTGAAATAGAGGAAAACACCTCTACCCTACTGCTAAATATGGCTATTGACCCGGAAGATATTATAGCGGATATTGGTGCGGGATCCGGTTACCATGTTTTTAAGATGGCAAAGTTGGCCGAGAGTGGCCTAATCTATGCTGTTGATATTCAAGATGAAATGTTGGAAGAGATAAGTAATCGCAAAGAGCTGGACCAAATTAAAAATGTAAGGGTGATAAAAGGTGGTGAAAAAAATATAAACATAGCAGAAAATTCGCTGGACAAGGTACTGATGGTCGATGTTTATCATGAATTTAATTATCCGGCAGAAATGTTGGTCTCCATCAAAAAAGCCCTGAAGGCCGATGGCAAACTGTTTTTAATTGAATATAGGGGTGAAGATGAGTCTGTGCCCATAAAAGAATTACATAAAATGACGGAAGCCCAGGCCATTAAGGAAATGGAAGCGGCCGGGCTGAAGCTTCACCGAAACATTGACAACCTTCCTTGGCAGCACTGCATGGTTTTTATTAAGAATTGA
- a CDS encoding DUF4494 domain-containing protein: MSQTWYECKVKYRKTHETGEQKVTTETYLLDAISYTEAESRINEEMAAYTSEEFLITNIKVANFSEVHPFENSDRWFKSKVALIAFDENSGKERKTNIYLLVQANDVKEAYDNTIQAMKGTMGDYSIPVISESPIMDVFPYFSGDEGDLEQLEKFNALKASGSEPNSLNEDLEALDTFENEEALAVGALEGEEE, translated from the coding sequence ATGAGTCAGACTTGGTACGAGTGCAAAGTAAAATACAGAAAAACACATGAAACGGGAGAGCAAAAAGTAACTACGGAAACCTATTTATTGGATGCCATATCCTATACCGAAGCGGAAAGTAGGATAAATGAAGAGATGGCCGCCTATACTAGTGAAGAATTCCTGATTACAAATATAAAGGTTGCGAATTTTTCAGAGGTGCACCCATTTGAAAATTCAGATCGCTGGTTTAAGTCGAAAGTAGCTCTAATTGCCTTTGATGAAAACAGTGGTAAGGAAAGAAAAACCAATATCTATTTGTTGGTTCAGGCCAATGATGTAAAGGAAGCTTATGACAATACCATACAAGCCATGAAAGGCACGATGGGCGACTATAGTATTCCTGTTATTTCAGAATCTCCGATCATGGACGTATTTCCTTATTTTTCAGGAGATGAAGGGGATTTGGAACAATTGGAAAAGTTCAATGCCTTAAAGGCTTCAGGTTCGGAGCCCAATTCGCTTAATGAAGATTTGGAAGCATTGGATACTTTTGAAAATGAGGAAGCCCTGGCAGTTGGAGCCTTGGAAGGGGAAGAGGAGTAG
- a CDS encoding SDR family oxidoreductase, with the protein MPENKIALVTGGSRGLGKDMAINIAKKGIDVIITYHSNKSAADKVVAEIRNMGRMAYALQLDTARINSFDEFFIELSAYLKTETAQEKFDFLINNAGTGIYQPFIETTEEQFDEMVNVHFKGVYFLTQKALPYLKDGSRIINISSGLTRFTFPKSSAYAPAKAAVEVFTRYLAKELAHRKITANVVAPGAVGTDFGGGENKTNEQKRKAVTAATALGRVGEPEDIGGVVAFLCTEDARWINGQRIEASGGIML; encoded by the coding sequence ATGCCCGAAAACAAAATTGCACTAGTAACAGGAGGCAGTCGAGGTCTAGGTAAGGATATGGCCATTAATATTGCAAAAAAAGGAATAGATGTTATTATCACCTACCACTCCAACAAATCGGCGGCAGATAAGGTTGTTGCCGAGATAAGGAATATGGGGCGGATGGCTTATGCGCTACAATTGGATACCGCTAGGATAAATTCCTTTGATGAATTCTTTATTGAGCTTTCCGCTTATCTGAAAACCGAGACAGCGCAGGAGAAATTCGATTTTTTAATAAACAATGCAGGTACCGGAATTTACCAACCTTTTATTGAAACCACGGAAGAACAGTTTGATGAAATGGTAAACGTTCATTTCAAGGGGGTCTATTTCCTAACACAGAAAGCCTTGCCCTATTTAAAAGATGGCAGCAGAATTATAAATATTTCCTCCGGACTAACCAGGTTTACTTTTCCAAAATCATCCGCCTATGCTCCGGCAAAAGCTGCTGTAGAAGTGTTTACCAGGTACTTGGCCAAAGAATTGGCACATAGAAAAATTACTGCGAATGTTGTGGCTCCAGGTGCCGTAGGAACTGATTTTGGTGGTGGGGAAAACAAGACCAACGAGCAAAAAAGAAAGGCGGTCACTGCTGCCACTGCTTTGGGAAGAGTGGGAGAACCCGAGGATATTGGTGGTGTGGTGGCATTTTTGTGTACCGAGGACGCACGCTGGATCAATGGTCAGCGCATTGAAGCTTCGGGAGGGATAATGCTATAA